A genome region from Hippopotamus amphibius kiboko isolate mHipAmp2 chromosome 1, mHipAmp2.hap2, whole genome shotgun sequence includes the following:
- the LOC130839861 gene encoding cytochrome c oxidase subunit 6C-like, translating into MASSSLMKPQMRGLLATRLRFHMVGAFIVSLGVATLCKFAVAEPRKKAYADFYRNYDSMKDFEEMRKAGIFQSAK; encoded by the coding sequence ATGGCTTCCAGTTCTTTGATGAAACCTCAGATGCGTGGCCTTCTGGCCACGCGTCTGCGATTTCATATGGTTGGAGCATTCATTGTCTCCCTGGGAGTTGCAACTTTGTGtaagtttgctgtggctgaaccaagaaagaaggcatatgcagatttctacagaaattatgattccatgaaagattttgaggagatgaggaaggctggtatctttcagagtgcaaagtga